CGGTGGCATTGCCAGTGGCAAAAGCAGCGTGGGGCATTTTCTAGAACAACAGGGCATTGCCGTTCTGGATGCAGATCTCTATGCCCATGAAGCGTTGGCTCCGGGCACTACGGCGACTCGTGCGGTGCTGGAGCGCTATGGCGCCAAAGTAGAGAGCGAGTTCCATGAAGGCCTCGACCGTGCGGCACTCGGCGCAATTGTGTTCAGTGATCCACAAGAGCGAACTTGGCTGGAAGCTCAACTACATCCGTTGGTACGACAACGTTTCGACCAGGAGCTGGAGACGCATGTCGGCGAGAGTGTCGTGGCATTGATGATCCCTCTGCTATTTGAAACTGGGTTGGAGAGTCTTTGTTCTGAAGTCTGGGTGGTGTACTGCTCGCCAACCCAGCAAAGACAACGACTAATAACCCGTAATCAGCTCTCTCTTGAGGAGGCCGAGCAACGGATCAGAGCCCAATGGCCGATAGATCGCAAGATTGAACTTGCTGACTCTGTCATTAAAAATGGGGGATTTCCGCAGAGCTGGACGTCACAGGTCCGTGAGCTGCTTTATGAAACGCCACCACTTGAATGATCCGATTCTTTCAACGGAAAGCAAACTCCACGCATTGACCGAAGCAGCGGCAAACCCCAGGCAACAGGAGGTGCAGAGATAAAGCCGACCGATCGGCTGAGCATGAGCATCACCCGTGACGCCTCAGTCGGACCCTGTCACAACAGACGCCTTGACCAGTCGACAAATAGCTCACTACGGTCCAAGGATTTAATGCACCAGGTGGCCATGAAACGGTTGGCTAGCTCACTGGGATGGACAACGCTGCTATTGCTCACTGCGCAATCTGCACAGAGCGACCCAGTCGAATATCAATGTTTTGAGAGGAGCACGCGACGTCCGGTGGCGGCAAGCCTGGTCGACCTCAGCACGCCTGAGGTGACCTGCGAGCCCACCACACTGAAAACCCCAAGCGTCGTTGCAACCCCCGAGCAAGAGAGCAGCGCCAAACTTGACCCGCCTCCTGCAGATCCAGAGGTCAGCACCGGCCCCAGCCCTTACGCCGACATCACACCCGACCCAGAGTCCGTGAATCTGTTTGTCCGCGACAATCCTCTTTCGGCAAGACGTGCCCTGAATCTGGCCCGCGGTGCTGCAACTCGACGTAACGGGGGCCTTCGGGTCTATCGCCCGGGAACCTGCATGTATGGGAGTGCGACTAACAATCCTTGCCTCCTCCATGCAGGTCCAGAAGGCTTTGAATTCAAGATTCCTGGCGGTACACCCGGCTGGGAACAGGCCGGAGATCCTCCAGCCCTGACAACGCGGATTCTGATCGCAGCCGATGGCCGCTCATTAATGCAGAGCGACCAATCAGAAGCCGCTATCCCTTGAGTTTCATGCTGAGGATCTGATTGGCCAATTTGGGATCAGCTTTACCGCCAGTTTTCTTCATCAGCTGCCCCACAAAGAAGCCCTGTAGTTTATTTTTTCCACCACGGAATGCCTCCACCTCATCAGGATGAGCAGCAAGAAGCTCTTCCACGATCGCAGTGATGGCCGCAGGATCGCTGATCATCCCCAGTCCACGTTCATCCACAATCGCTTTAGGAGAACCACCCTTCTCAAGAAGCTCGGGGAGAATCTCCTTGGCGATCTTGCCGCTGATCTTGCCGCTATCAATCAGCTTGACCATCTCGGCGAGCTGTTCAGGGCGAAAGGCCAAGGCATCGAAGTTCAGGCGATTGCTGTTGACGTAAGCGGCAATATCACCCGTAATCCAATTCGCTGACAACTTGGCGTCTGCGCCGGCGGCTACAACGGTTTCGAAATACTGCGCCATCGAACGTTCGTCGGTCAGCACGCGCGCGTCGTACTGAGACAGCCCAAGGGCATTGGCGTAACGATGGCGCTTAGCCGATGGCAGCTCAGGCAGTTCACTCCTCCAGGCTTCGCGCTGATCAATGCTCACCTCAATCGGACCAAGATCCGGATCGGGGAAATAGCGGTAATCGCTTGCTCCCTCCTTGCTTCGCATGCTCTTGGTGAGCTGTTTGCTCTCATCCCAAAGACGCGTTTCCTGAACGATCGGCTCGCCAGTCTCATAGGCCTTGATCTGCCGCTGAATCTCGTATTCGCAAGCCTTCTGAATGGCAGAAAACGAGTTCATGTTCTTGATCTCCACCTTCGTGCCAAAGGGAGCATCGGGACCCCGACGCACGGAGATATTGACGTCACAGCGCAGGGAGCCCTCCTGCATGTTTCCATCGCTCACACCCAAATAGCGCATGATCCGGCGGATCTCAGAGGCGTATTCCGCCGCTTCCCGACCGTTGCGCAAATCGGGCTTGCTCACAATCTCCGCGAGGGCTACACCCGCTCGGTTGTAGTCCACAAGCGAATGGGTCGAGCCCGCCAGGCGATCGCTTCCTGCATGCACCAACTTGCCAGCATCCTCCTCCATATGCAGGCGCTCGATCCCGATCTTTTTCAGGTAGGTGTCTTTGCCTTTCTCAGCAACTTCCACCTCGATCCAACCCTCTTCTGCAATCGGCTCATCGAATTGGGAGATCTGGTAGTTCTTCGGCAGATCTGGATAAAAATATTGCTTGCGATCGAATTTGCTGTGTTCGGCAATGTTGAGATTCAGCGCCATCGCCGCCTTAACGGCGTACTCGAGCACCTTTTGATTCAAAACCGGAAGCGTGCCTGGCAAGCCACATACCACGGGATCGATATGGGTGTTGGGGTCATCCCCATAAGCCGTGGAAGCAGACGTGAAAATCTTGCTGTTGGTGCCCAGCTGCACGTGGGTCTCAAGACCGATCACGGCCTCCCAAGCCAGTTCCGTTGCTGCAGGTGCCGCCATCAGCTTTGAGCATCATCAAACCACCCCAATCCTATGGAAGAGGAGGAGACGCCATCCTGTTGAAAGAACTTCAGCGTGGTGAAGCTGCCGAATCAACCATGAGCAATGAGCAAGTGCTGATCCTCGGCGGCGGACTGATGGGCCTCGCCATCGCCCATCAGCTGGCCCGGCGCGGCCGTTGCGTCACCGTGCTGAGCCGACGGCGGAACGAAGCCGCCGGTTTTGTCGCCGCTGGGATGCTGGCCCCCCATGCCGAAGGATTGCGTGGCGAACTGTTGCAACTTGGCCAGCTGAGCCTGGAGCGCATTCCCCGCTGGGTGGCGCAGATTGAAGCCGATAGTGGACTTCCCTGCGGGCTGCGCGCCACGGGGATTGTGGTGCCCTTTCTTGATGCAAAAGAACGAGATTGTTATCCGACGGCCGCCTTTGGCGAAGCCCTGAATCGAGAACGGCTTGAACAACTGCTACCAGGGATCGCACCGGCCTGGCAGGCCGGCCTGCTCTTTGACCAAGACGGGCAAATTGACAATCGCCGTCAACTCATGCGCTCCTTAGAGAGTGCCTGCGTTGACAGGGGCGTGAATTTTCAGGAAGGAGTGGAGGTTCTCGACGTCCTGCAACGAGATGGTCGCCTCCATGGTGTGCAAACCCGTGATTCCGAAGGTCAGCTGGCAACTCTGGAATGCACGACAGCCGTTCTGTGCAGCGGGGCATGGAGTGCTCAACTTCTTCCTGAATTGCCGGTCTTTCCAGTGAAGGGGCAGATGGTGTCACTCCAAACCCCTCGCGGCGCCCTTAAACACGTCATTTTCGGGCCGGGCACCTATCTCGTCCCACGCGAGGATGGTCTGGTGGTTGTAGGAGCCACCTCAGAGCCCGAAGCCGGCTTCAAGGAAGGGTTAACGCCTCAAGGGCAGCAACATCTCAACCAGGGGATCGCCGCGCTGCTTCCAGAAGCGGTGAACTGGCCACCGATGGAGCGTTGGTGGGGCTTTCGTCCCTGCACACCAGACGAAGGGCCTCTACTGGGAGAAGGGCCCATCAAGGGGCTATGGCTGGCCTGCGGCCATCACCGCAATGGCGTATTGCTCGCAGCAATCACGACAGAGTTGTTGGCTGACGCCATCACTGGTCATGCCACAACTTGTGAAGCCAAGGAGCTGCTCAACGCATTCCGTTGGGACCGGTTCAGGGACGACATGATCCAAAACAAAGCCCCCGAGAAGTCATCCCGAGGGCAAGCAGGGTTGCAACCTATAAAAAGAAAAAGCGATCAGCCTTCGACGCGCCAGCCTTGATCGGACGGAGTCCAATCGCTCAATTCGGAGGGCTGGAACCAAAGCCCAATCTCAAACTGAGCTGTTTCTGCTGCATCGGAGCCGTGAATCACATTGCGGCCGATATTGACGGCCAAATCTCCACGAATGGTGCCGGGCTCAGCCTCCAAAGGCTTCGTGGCACCGATCATTTTGCGCGCGCTGGTGATCACACCATCGCCCTCCCACACCATGGCCACCACAGGGCCTGAAGTGATGAAGTCCACCAAACCAGCAAAGAAGGGGCGCTCTTTGTGCACGCCGTAGTGCTGTTCAGCCAGCTCACGGCTTGGGGTGAGCTGTTTTAGGCCCACCAACTTGAAGCCCTTGCGCTCAAAGCGACCCAGGATCTCGCCCACAAGACCGCGTTGAACGCCGTCGGGCTTGATGGCAATAAAAGAGCGTTCGGCAGCCATAAAATTGAAAAAACCGTCGTCATCGTCAACGCCAGATGCCCTAATTGGCAAGCACAAAACTGGCAATGGGGTTGAAGCTCCTTAGATTCCCCCCATCTGATCAATGTCCGTTCCCATGGTGCTCGCCGACTCCATCACCTGGACGGGGAGCGATAGCGCCCAGCTTTATGGGCTGGAACGCTGGGGTGATCCTTACTTCTCGATCAACCCACGCGGGCATGTGAGCGTGCAACCACGGGGAGCCCGGGGCGGAAGTTTGGATCTGATGGAACTGGTGGCTGGTCTGCAGGACCGCAGCCTGGGCCTGCCCCTCCTGATTCGCTTCGACGACATCCTGGAAGACAGGCTGGAACGCCTGCACGCTGCATTTGAACGAGCGATTACCCGCTACGACTACGAGGGCCGCTACCAAGGCGTCTTCCCGGTGAAGTGCAACCAACAGCGTCACGTGGTGGAAGAGCTGGTGACCTGCGGGAGGCGTTGGCATTTTGGCCTAGAGGCAGGCAGCAAAGCCGAACTCCTGATCGCCCTCTCTTTGATGGATGATCCTGAGGCCCTTCTGATCTGCAACGGCTACAAAGATCAGCGCTACATCGAGACCGCAATCTTGGCCAGACGGCTTGGCCGAAGGCCCGTTGTGGTGATCGAACAACCGGACGAAGTGCAGCGCATCATCGATGCCAGCCAGGAGCTTGGGGCCGCACCACTCATTGGCATTCGTGCGCGTCTCTCCAGCCGAAGCACAGGGCGTTGGGGTAGCTCCGTGGGGGACAAGGCGAAATTTGGGCTACCCGCTCCCGAAATCATCGGCGCCGTTGAGGCCCTGCGAGACGCCAACCTGCTCAGCGAGCTGCGCCTTCTGCATTTCCATGTCGGCAGCCAAATCAACGACATCGCCGTCGTGAAAGATGCCTTGCAGGAGGCCTCTCGTCTGTACGTGGAGCTTCATGCCCTTGGGGCCCCGATGGGCTACCTGGATGTCGGCGGTGGTCTTGGGATCGACTACGACGGCAGTCGCACCGCCACGGCAGCCTCAACCAACTATTCCCTGCAGAACTACGCCAACGACGTTGTCGCAACGGTGAAAGAGGGGTGCGAACCCAACAATGTTCCGGTACCAACGCTCGTTAGCGAAAGCGGTCGAGCGATTGCGAGCCATTTCTCAGTGCTGGTGTTCAACGTTCTCGGTAGCGGTGGCCTGCAACAACCGGTACCGCCGGTTGAACAGGATGAACCGCTGATCGTTCGCAACCTGCGCGAAACCTTTCAAGGCATCGAAGCCTTGCCGATCGACACCGCTGCAGACCCATCTCGCCTGCAGGAAGCCTGGAACGATGCGCTCAAATTCAAAGAGGATGCCTTGGCCGCCTTTCGACTCGGCTACTTGAGTTTGAAAGAGCGCAGCATGGCGGAACAACTCACCTGGGCATGCGCCAGGGCCTTGCTCGACCGCCTGTCCGATCAAGCAAAACTGCCCGACGACCTCAAAACCCTTCCAGCGGTCTTAGCGGAAACCTATTACGCCAATCTTTCGATCTTCCGCTCCGCACCAGACACCTGGGCCATCCAGCAACTTTTCCCACTGATGCCGCTGCATCGTCTCAACGAACAACCCACACGGCTCGGGCATTTCGCCGATTTAACCTGCGATTCCGATGGCAAGCTGAACCGATTCATCAACGACGGCCAGAACAAGCCCCTGCTCGAGCTTCATCCCCTCAAGCCAAGTGAGCCCTATCTGATCGGGATGTTTCTCGGTGGCGCCTATCAAGAGGTGATGGGCAATCTGCACAACTTGTTCGGAAGCACCGATTCCGCTCATATCCGCCTAGCCCCTGGCGGCGACTACCAAGTGGACCATGTCGTTCGTGGCGACACGAACGCCGACGTGCTGGCGATGATGGAACATGACCCAAATCAGCTCCTGGAACGGTTGCGCATGGCCAGCGAAAAAGCCATCAGCAGCGGACAGCTACGCATCAGCGAAGCAAGGCGCTTGATGGATCACCTGGAAATCAGTTTGCGCCAAAGCACCTATCTACAAGGCTGAATGCATCCACCAGAGAGGCCTTTGATCTGCACGTCAGCCCTGCCCTTCACTCCGACCAGGATTCCTGAATCAAGCAAATGGTGTCGCTAGACATAGCCTGCGACAGAGAACATGGGAGCAGACGGGTTTTTGCTATAGCAAAAGCTGAGCGAAGAGATCTCTTAAGAGAACAAGCTCTTGCCAGCTTCTCTCCAACAGGCAGCCCAAAGCTCATGAGTGGTGGTGGATAGAGGCAATGGAGAATTGACCAGGCGGATCAACAAACAAACGTTGATTGAGGGGACAGAGGTTTGATCAACATCACAATGAACACACCCCATCGAGGCACACCATGGAACCATTGACAAGAGTCGTCGCTCTAGGAGCCATCCTTGTTACAGCAAAATATTTTCAGAAGAAATTCAAGCTACCGCCTGTCCCAATACGACTACCAACGATTGCATTATTAGCCACATTAATCAATGCCTATCTACCTAATGCTATAGAAGCAAGTGTAAACTCAAACTGGAAGAATGCAGGCATAGAGCTCACGCAAAGCTATGCTTATTTGCAAATCACTGTATGGATAGGCCTAGACCTTCCAAGCAAAATAAGATGGTGGCCAAAGCCAGCAAAAATACTAACAGACCTCTTTAAATTAACAGCTGGAGCTGTTATCACACTCATCATCTTAGACAGGGCCGCGAATATCAATGTCGTGGGATTAGTCACCACATCGGCTGTTCTAACCGCCGTCATCGGCTTAGCCGCCCAGGAGGCATTGAAAGATTTATTCGCGGGAATCATGCTGCGTATTGAGTGCCCCTTTTCAGAGGGGGACTATCTAGAGGCCAGCGACACATGCAATGGCTGGGTCGAAGCATTAACACTACTAAGCACACACATGCGAGACGAATATGGCGGACTAATCACACTACCCAACAATTTAGTTTGGCAGCATAAAATGCGAAAACTTCCACCCGCTGGACCGGCATGCAGGGAAATTTATATTGACCTTGACCGAGAATTTCCGCCCAATGAAGCCACAGAACTTCTCACAAAAATTGCGATTAATTGCAATCTAGTCCTCGACAATCCTCCCCCCCAAGCCATCGTTTATTCCTACAACAATCACGCTGTTACCTACGAGCTAGAGGTTTGGCAAAAAGATCCATCAGATGTTGGCTATGACGAAGTCAGAGGAGAATTACTTGGGCAACTATGGTATGCCCTTGAACGCATTGGGCAGCGGATTCCCTACAGCGTGCAGGAATTCAAAAAACGGCATGGCCCGTCAGAACCTGAGGTCATCCTTGAACAAAGCCTCGAAACCAAAATTAAGGTCATATCGCTGAATCCATTATTTCAAGAGCTGGACGACAATGAAATCAGCAGCATTGCCGAGCTTTCAAGATTAATACGATTCAGCAAAAACGAACACATTGTCTCGGAGGACGAGACTGGGCATACTCTTTACCAAATTGTTCGAGGAACGGTTGCCATCCTAAAAAAAGGGAAAGATGGAGAGCAACAAGAAATCACACAATTAAGTGAGCCAGCATTCTTTGGCGAAATGAGCGTCTTCAATGAAGAGCCAAGAAGCGCAACCGTCAAAGCCCTATGCGAATGTATTTTATTAGAAATTGAACAAGATGACTTAAGGCCAACATTAGAAAACAAACCAAAGACCGTAGAGAAACTCGCCACCATCATCAACGAGCGCAGATCGGCTCTTTCAAACATGAACCCAAAAACAACAACCAAAAAGATGAACGAACTTCTTAGAAAAATGCGCTCGATCTTCCTGTAAAATCTACACTTGGGGAATGATCCTTAGCGTTGAGCGATCAGAATACACAAAAAAACCAATAATATCAGGCTGTGCTAAAAATTGGCATCAATACAACACAAGAAATCAAACAATCGTCTGCTCATCATGAAACCTAGCAAACTCTTCAACAACGTCGCATATTACCCCACACATACCGCTTACTTATTATCAATATAATAGTCCTCAATACTTGAACTTCTCAAAAGACTAAGGCCTGACTAAATGACTTTGCTCTTCGATGGAGGGACACCCGTAGCGAGAAAGTCGGCACATTTATGATCCAAGAAGGAGTCATCAACGAGCACATTTGCTA
This region of Synechococcus sp. WH 8016 genomic DNA includes:
- the coaE gene encoding dephospho-CoA kinase (Dephospho-CoA kinase (CoaE) performs the final step in coenzyme A biosynthesis.), with amino-acid sequence MKPFPLSERQRWKGRQRRIGLTGGIASGKSSVGHFLEQQGIAVLDADLYAHEALAPGTTATRAVLERYGAKVESEFHEGLDRAALGAIVFSDPQERTWLEAQLHPLVRQRFDQELETHVGESVVALMIPLLFETGLESLCSEVWVVYCSPTQQRQRLITRNQLSLEEAEQRIRAQWPIDRKIELADSVIKNGGFPQSWTSQVRELLYETPPLE
- the gatB gene encoding Asp-tRNA(Asn)/Glu-tRNA(Gln) amidotransferase subunit GatB: MAAPAATELAWEAVIGLETHVQLGTNSKIFTSASTAYGDDPNTHIDPVVCGLPGTLPVLNQKVLEYAVKAAMALNLNIAEHSKFDRKQYFYPDLPKNYQISQFDEPIAEEGWIEVEVAEKGKDTYLKKIGIERLHMEEDAGKLVHAGSDRLAGSTHSLVDYNRAGVALAEIVSKPDLRNGREAAEYASEIRRIMRYLGVSDGNMQEGSLRCDVNISVRRGPDAPFGTKVEIKNMNSFSAIQKACEYEIQRQIKAYETGEPIVQETRLWDESKQLTKSMRSKEGASDYRYFPDPDLGPIEVSIDQREAWRSELPELPSAKRHRYANALGLSQYDARVLTDERSMAQYFETVVAAGADAKLSANWITGDIAAYVNSNRLNFDALAFRPEQLAEMVKLIDSGKISGKIAKEILPELLEKGGSPKAIVDERGLGMISDPAAITAIVEELLAAHPDEVEAFRGGKNKLQGFFVGQLMKKTGGKADPKLANQILSMKLKG
- the thiO gene encoding glycine oxidase ThiO, translating into MSNEQVLILGGGLMGLAIAHQLARRGRCVTVLSRRRNEAAGFVAAGMLAPHAEGLRGELLQLGQLSLERIPRWVAQIEADSGLPCGLRATGIVVPFLDAKERDCYPTAAFGEALNRERLEQLLPGIAPAWQAGLLFDQDGQIDNRRQLMRSLESACVDRGVNFQEGVEVLDVLQRDGRLHGVQTRDSEGQLATLECTTAVLCSGAWSAQLLPELPVFPVKGQMVSLQTPRGALKHVIFGPGTYLVPREDGLVVVGATSEPEAGFKEGLTPQGQQHLNQGIAALLPEAVNWPPMERWWGFRPCTPDEGPLLGEGPIKGLWLACGHHRNGVLLAAITTELLADAITGHATTCEAKELLNAFRWDRFRDDMIQNKAPEKSSRGQAGLQPIKRKSDQPSTRQP
- the ndk gene encoding nucleoside-diphosphate kinase, with protein sequence MAAERSFIAIKPDGVQRGLVGEILGRFERKGFKLVGLKQLTPSRELAEQHYGVHKERPFFAGLVDFITSGPVVAMVWEGDGVITSARKMIGATKPLEAEPGTIRGDLAVNIGRNVIHGSDAAETAQFEIGLWFQPSELSDWTPSDQGWRVEG
- the speA gene encoding biosynthetic arginine decarboxylase, with product MSVPMVLADSITWTGSDSAQLYGLERWGDPYFSINPRGHVSVQPRGARGGSLDLMELVAGLQDRSLGLPLLIRFDDILEDRLERLHAAFERAITRYDYEGRYQGVFPVKCNQQRHVVEELVTCGRRWHFGLEAGSKAELLIALSLMDDPEALLICNGYKDQRYIETAILARRLGRRPVVVIEQPDEVQRIIDASQELGAAPLIGIRARLSSRSTGRWGSSVGDKAKFGLPAPEIIGAVEALRDANLLSELRLLHFHVGSQINDIAVVKDALQEASRLYVELHALGAPMGYLDVGGGLGIDYDGSRTATAASTNYSLQNYANDVVATVKEGCEPNNVPVPTLVSESGRAIASHFSVLVFNVLGSGGLQQPVPPVEQDEPLIVRNLRETFQGIEALPIDTAADPSRLQEAWNDALKFKEDALAAFRLGYLSLKERSMAEQLTWACARALLDRLSDQAKLPDDLKTLPAVLAETYYANLSIFRSAPDTWAIQQLFPLMPLHRLNEQPTRLGHFADLTCDSDGKLNRFINDGQNKPLLELHPLKPSEPYLIGMFLGGAYQEVMGNLHNLFGSTDSAHIRLAPGGDYQVDHVVRGDTNADVLAMMEHDPNQLLERLRMASEKAISSGQLRISEARRLMDHLEISLRQSTYLQG
- a CDS encoding mechanosensitive ion channel family protein, encoding MEPLTRVVALGAILVTAKYFQKKFKLPPVPIRLPTIALLATLINAYLPNAIEASVNSNWKNAGIELTQSYAYLQITVWIGLDLPSKIRWWPKPAKILTDLFKLTAGAVITLIILDRAANINVVGLVTTSAVLTAVIGLAAQEALKDLFAGIMLRIECPFSEGDYLEASDTCNGWVEALTLLSTHMRDEYGGLITLPNNLVWQHKMRKLPPAGPACREIYIDLDREFPPNEATELLTKIAINCNLVLDNPPPQAIVYSYNNHAVTYELEVWQKDPSDVGYDEVRGELLGQLWYALERIGQRIPYSVQEFKKRHGPSEPEVILEQSLETKIKVISLNPLFQELDDNEISSIAELSRLIRFSKNEHIVSEDETGHTLYQIVRGTVAILKKGKDGEQQEITQLSEPAFFGEMSVFNEEPRSATVKALCECILLEIEQDDLRPTLENKPKTVEKLATIINERRSALSNMNPKTTTKKMNELLRKMRSIFL